In Streptomyces camelliae, the sequence CCCCCGAGACCGAGACCGCGGTGAGCGAGTGGGACACCGAGGCGCTGCGCGAGCGCGCGCTCACCTCGCTGCTCACCGCCCGTGACCGCACCACGCTGCTGACCAGCTGCGTCGAGGACCCGGACCTCACCGCCCAGCACTCCCCGCTGATGTCGCCGCTCGTGTGGGACCTCGCACACATCGGCAACCAGGAGGAGCTGTGGCTGCTGCGGGCGGTCGGCGGCCGGGAGGCGATGCGGCCCGAGATCGACGGCCTGTACGACGCCTTCGAGCACCCGCGCTCCGCGCGTCCCTCGCTGCCGCTGCTGCCGCCCGCCAAGGCCCGGCAGTACGCGGCCGAGGTGCGCGGCCGGGTGCTGGACCTGCTGGCGGGCGCCGACTTCCACGGCTCACGGCTGACCGAGGCCGCCTTCGCCTTCGGAATGATCGCCCAGCACGAGCAGCAGCACGACGAGACGATGCTGATCACCCATCAGCTCAGAAAGGGACCGCGGGCGCTGACCGCCCCCGATCCCGAGCCGGCGCCACCGTACACCGGTCCGGCCGAAGTCCTGGTGCCCGGCGGCCCGTTCACGATGGGCACCTCCGGCGAGCCGTGGGCGCTGGACAACGAACGCCCCGCACATGTCCGAGAGGTGGCACCGTTCTGGATCGACACCACCCCGGTGACGAACGCGGCGTACCTGGCGTTCATCGAGGACGGCGGGTACGACACCGAACGCTGGTGGACGCCGGAGGGCTGGGCGCACATCCGGCAGCACTCCCTCACGGCCCCGCTGTTCTGGCACCGGGAGGGCGGGCAGTGGCTGCGCCGCCGGTTCGGGGTCACCGAGCCGGTCGTACCGGACGAGCCGGTGCTGCACGTGTGCTGGTACGAGGCCGACGCCTACGCCCGCTGGGCCGGACGGCGGCTGCCCACCGAGACGGAGTGGGAGAAGGCCGCCCGCCACGACCCGGCCACCGGCCGCTCCCGGCGCTACCCCTGGGGCGACGCGGACCCGGCGCCGCACCACGCCAACCTGGGCCAGCGGCACCTCGGTCCCGCACCCGCCGGCAGCTACCCGGCCGGTGAATCCCCGCTTGGCGTACGGCAGTTGATCGGGGACGTGTGGGAGTGGACGGCGAGCGACTTCCTGCCGTACCCCGGGTTCCAGGCGTTCCCGTACAAGGAGTACTCGGAGGTGTTCTTCGGCCCCGAGTACAAGGTCCTGCGCGGCGGTTCGTTCGCGGTGGACCCGGTGGCCTGCCGGGGCACGTTCCGCAACTGGGACTATCCGATCCGGCGGCAGATCTTCTCCGGATTCCGCACGGCCCGCACGGCGGCCGTCTGATGTGCCGTCACATCGCCTATCTGGGGCCGGAGACACCGCTGGGCCGGATCCTCATGGAGCCTGCGCACAGCCTGGTGCACCAGTCGTGGTCGCCCGAGCGGCAGGCGTCCGGGACGGTCAACGCCGATGGTTTCGGGGTGGGTTGGTACGCCCCGGGGGATCCCGTCCCGGCGCGCTACCGGCGGGCCGGGCCCATCTGGGCGGACCTGTCCTTCGCCGATCTGGCCCGGGTGGTGCGCTCCGGCGCCGTGCTCGCCGCCGTACGGGACGCGACGCTCGCGGGCGCGGACGCCGAGGCCGCCGCGGCGCCCTTCACCGCCGGGCGGTGGCTGTTCAGTCACAACGGGGCCGTCGCGGGCTGGCCGGACTCGGCCGCCCCGCTGATGTCCGCCCTGCCCCCGGTCGAGCTGCTGACGCTGGAGGCCCGTACCGACTCGGCGTTCGTGTGGGCGCTGGTCCTGCACCGGCTACGCGCGGGCGACGACCCCGGCCAGGCCTTGGGCGAAACGGTTCGCCAGCTGGCCGGGGCGGCCCCCGCCTCCCGGCTCAATCTGCTGCTGACCGACGGCGTCACGATCGCCGCCACCGCCTGGGGCGACAGCCTCTGGTACCGCACGGAGCCCG encodes:
- the egtC gene encoding ergothioneine biosynthesis protein EgtC; protein product: MCRHIAYLGPETPLGRILMEPAHSLVHQSWSPERQASGTVNADGFGVGWYAPGDPVPARYRRAGPIWADLSFADLARVVRSGAVLAAVRDATLAGADAEAAAAPFTAGRWLFSHNGAVAGWPDSAAPLMSALPPVELLTLEARTDSAFVWALVLHRLRAGDDPGQALGETVRQLAGAAPASRLNLLLTDGVTIAATAWGDSLWYRTEPGRSTVVASEPYDDDPLWQEVPDRTVLTASRAGVLLAPPADPASSPTLDSARAGGPPSSKEPCT
- the egtB gene encoding ergothioneine biosynthesis protein EgtB — encoded protein: MTAPETETAVSEWDTEALRERALTSLLTARDRTTLLTSCVEDPDLTAQHSPLMSPLVWDLAHIGNQEELWLLRAVGGREAMRPEIDGLYDAFEHPRSARPSLPLLPPAKARQYAAEVRGRVLDLLAGADFHGSRLTEAAFAFGMIAQHEQQHDETMLITHQLRKGPRALTAPDPEPAPPYTGPAEVLVPGGPFTMGTSGEPWALDNERPAHVREVAPFWIDTTPVTNAAYLAFIEDGGYDTERWWTPEGWAHIRQHSLTAPLFWHREGGQWLRRRFGVTEPVVPDEPVLHVCWYEADAYARWAGRRLPTETEWEKAARHDPATGRSRRYPWGDADPAPHHANLGQRHLGPAPAGSYPAGESPLGVRQLIGDVWEWTASDFLPYPGFQAFPYKEYSEVFFGPEYKVLRGGSFAVDPVACRGTFRNWDYPIRRQIFSGFRTARTAAV